In Drosophila innubila isolate TH190305 chromosome 2R unlocalized genomic scaffold, UK_Dinn_1.0 1_C_2R, whole genome shotgun sequence, the following are encoded in one genomic region:
- the LOC117785649 gene encoding cytochrome P450 4p1-like — protein sequence MGFFLLLVIALFSLLFWLYQINKHYVVLAFFAPRVRTKDGRPVESIAPVAKGKTIFGNSFDMYGKSHAELFQENRANAKIGISYLKYSFGIPIYNIIDAENAELILNDQNLISKAPSYDFLHPALRTGLLTSTDKKWHSRRKMLTPSFHFNILEQFGEIFKAESLKFIQHFLGQSETLISLSELISRFTLNSICETAMGVKLDDMAEKGDLYRQNFAMIEKCFIKRVSNPFYWNKTMYELLGAKEDAPALKVVHDFSSEIIAKRRLLLKEELQNRQSSRSADDDIYINKKQRFAMLDTLIFAEKDGLIDHEGICEEVDTLMFEGFDTTSSGLIFGLMNMSLYADKQELCFQEISDLIDDAFSNLNISQISKLKYLDCFVKETMRMFPSVPGFGRQTVRETELANGLILPAHSQINLFSFDIHRNPKYWDSPDEFRPERFLPENSKDRHTYSFIPFSAGQRNCIGQKYAMLEMKTLLIVVLKQFKILPVVDPNEFVFNAGLTLRTNNNIKVRLIRRK from the exons ATGGGATTTTTCTTATTGCTGGTTATTGCACTCTTTAGCCTTCTCTTCTGGCTATACCAGATCAACAAGCACTATGTTGTCTTGGCGTTCTTTGCACCTCGAGTGAGAACCAAGGATGGTCGTCCTGTGGAGAGCATTGCTCCTGTGGCCAAGGGCAAAACAATCTTTGGCAACTCCTTTGACATGTATGGAAAAAGCCATG CGGAACTCTTTCAGGAAAACCGCGCTAATGCAAAAATTGGCATCAGctatttgaaatattcattTGGTATTCCCATTTACAACATTATTGATGCAGAGAATGCCGAGTTGATATTGAACGATCAAAACTTGATATCCAAAGCACCGTCATATGACTTTCTGCATCCAGCACTACGCACTGGATTGCTCACATCTACAG ATAAGAAATGGCACAGTCGACGCAAGATGCTAACgccttcatttcattttaatatcttgGAACAGTTTGGGGAGATTTTCAA AGCTGAAAGTCTAAAGTTTATCCAACATTTTCTGGGTCAATCCGAGACTCTTATCTCTCTCAGCGAGTTGATTTCAAGATTCACACTCAACAGCATTTGTG AGACTGCGATGGGCGTCAAGCTGGATGATATGGCCGAGAAGGGAGATCTTTATCGACAGAACTTTGCCATGATTGAAAAGTGCTTCATCAAACGTGTAAGTAATCCGTTTTATTGGAACAAAACAATGTATGAGTTGCTTGGAGCAAAGGAAGATGCTCCTGCACTTAAAGTGGTCCACGATTTCTCCAGTGAAATTATTGCCAAGCGTCGTTTACTTCTCAAAGAGGAGTTGCAAAATCGTCAAAGTTCCCGATCGGCAGATGATGATAT ttaCATCAATAAGAAACAACGCTTCGCCATGCTGGACACTCTGATCTTTGCCGAGAAGGATGGTCTAATTGATCACGAGGGTATTTGCGAGGAGGTGGATACCCTAATGTTTGAGGGCTTTGATACCACATCCAGTGGTCTTATATTTGGTCTGATGAACATGTCTCTTTATGCCGATAAGCAGGAGCTTTGTTTCCAGGAAATCTCCGATCTCATAGATG ATGCGTTCAGCAACCTGAACATCAGTCAGATATcgaagcttaaatatttagattgcTTTGTGAAGGAAACGATGCGTATGTTTCCCTCGGTGCCGGGTTTTGGTCGTCAAACGGTTCGGGAGACGGAACTGGCCAACGGTCTCATTCTTCCTGCCCATTCTCAGATTAACCTGTTTTCCTTTGACATTCATCGGAATCCGAAATACTGGGATTCCCCAGACGAGTTCCGACCAGAACGTTTTCTACCAGAAAACTCTAAGGATCGTCACACATATTCTTTTATACCGTTTAGTGCGGGACAACGCAATTGCATAG GTCAAAAGTATGCCATGCTAGAGATGAAGACTCTACTGATCGTTGTGCTCAAgcagtttaaaattcttcCCGTCGTTGATCCCAATGAATTCGTCTTTAACGCGGGCCTCACACTACGTaccaataacaatattaaagtgAGGCTAATAAGGCGTAAATAA
- the LOC117785647 gene encoding cytochrome P450 4p1-like has product MGLSLLVVIAIGILFYWLYQINKDYVVLAFFAPRVRTKDGRPVESIAPVAKGKTIFGNSFDVYGTNDAEFFQDSRHKAKEMGTSYLEYAFGLSVYNIIDAENAELILNDQSLITKSLIYDFLQPALRTGLLTSTDKKWHSRRKMLTPTFHFNILGQFEEIFKAESLKFIKQFQGQSETLISLSELIPRFTLNSICETAMGVKLDDMAEKGDLYRQNFAMIEKRFIKRLSNPIYWNKTIYELIGAKKDAPPLKVVHDFSSEIIAKRRLLLNDELEHRPSSQVADDDIYINKKQRFAMLDTLIFAEKDGLIDHEGICEEVDTLMFEGFDTTSMGLIFCLMNMSLYADKQELCFQEISELIDDDFSNLDINQISKLKYLDCFVKETMRMFPSVPMLGRQTVRETQLANGLILPAGSQITLHVFDIHRNTKYWDSPDEFRPERFLPDNSKDRHTYAYIPFSAGQRNCIGQKYAMLEMKTLLIAVIKHFKILPLVDPKDFVFNMGLTLRTNNNIKVKLVRRK; this is encoded by the exons ATGGGACTTAGCTTGCTGGTGGTTATTGCAATTGGTATCCTCTTCTATTGGCTGTACCAAATCAACAAGGATTACGTGGTCCTTGCTTTCTTTGCACCTCGTGTGAGAACCAAGGATGGTCGTCCTGTGGAGAGCATTGCTCCTGTGGCCAAAGGAAAAACAATCTTTGGCAATTCCTTTGATGTGTATGGCACAAACGATG CGGAATTTTTTCAGGACTCACGCCACAAGGCCAAAGAAATGGGAACCAGCTATCTGGAGTATGCCTTTGGCCTATCCGTTTACAACATAATTGATGCAGAGAATGCCGAGTTGATATTGAATGATCAGAGTCTGATAACCAAATCACTGATATACGATTTTCTACAACCAGCTCTACGCACTGGATTGCTCACATCTACAG ATAAGAAATGGCACAGTCGACGCAAGATGTTAACGCCTACATTCCATTTCAATATCTTGGGACAGTTTGAGGAGATATTCAA aGCTGAAAGTCTTAAGTTTATCAAACAGTTTCAAGGTCAATCCGAGACTCTTATCTCGCTCAGCGAGTTGATTCCAAGATTCACACTCAACAGCATTTGTG AGACTGCGATGGGTGTCAAGCTGGATGATATGGCCGAGAAGGGAGATCTTTATCGACAGAACTTTGCTATGATTGAGAAGCGATTTATAAAACGTTTGAGCAATCCCATTTACTGgaacaaaacaatttatgaGCTAATTGGTGCTAAAAAGGATGCTCCTCCACTTAAAGTGGTCCACGATTTCTCTAGTGAAATTATTGCCAAGCGTCGTCTACTTCTCAATGATGAATTGGAACATCGTCCAAGTTCACAAGTGGCAGATGATGATAT TTACATCAATAAGAAACAACGCTTTGCCATGCTGGACACTCTGATCTTTGCTGAGAAGGATGGTCTAATTGATCACGAGGGTATTTGCGAAGAGGTGGATACCCTGATGTTCGAGGGCTTCGATACCACATCCATGGGTCTCATATTTTGTCTGATGAACATGTCGCTTTATGCCGATAAACAGGAGCTTTGTTTCCAGGAAATCTCGGAGCTAATAGATG ATGACTTTAGCAATCTAGACATCAATCAGATTTcgaagcttaaatatttagattgtTTTGTGAAGGAAACGATGCGTATGTTCCCATCGGTACCAATGCTGGGCCGTCAAACGGTTCGGGAAACTCAACTGGCCAATGGCTTAATTCTTCCTGCCGGATCTCAGATTACTCTGCATGTTTTCGACATCCATCGCAATACCAAATACTGGGACTCCCCTGATGAGTTCCGACCTGAACGTTTCCTACCCGATAACTCAAAGGATCGTCATACATATGCTTACATACCCTTTAGTGCCGGTCAACGCAATTGCATAG GTCAAAAGTACGCCATGTTGGAGATGAAGACTCTGCTTATTGCTGTAATCAAACACTTCAAAATTCTACCTCTCGTGGATCCCAAAGACTTTGTCTTTAACATGGGCCTTACACTTCGTaccaataacaatattaaagtgAAGTTAGTAAGGCGAAAATAA